The Arachis ipaensis cultivar K30076 chromosome B07, Araip1.1, whole genome shotgun sequence genome includes a window with the following:
- the LOC107605942 gene encoding bidirectional sugar transporter SWEET3: protein MSETLRMIVAVVGNAASVALYAAPTVTFKRVIRKKSTEDFSCIPYIIGLLNCLLFTWYGLPIVSYKWENFPLVTVNGVGIVLEFSYVVIYFWFASSKGKVKVAMVTIPVLILFCIAAAVSAFAFHDTHKRKLLIGSIGLGVSVAMYASPLVAMKQVIKTKSVEFMPLPLSLCSFLAGSLWLTYGVMIRDVFVAGPSVVGVPLAILQLVLHCKYRKRSVLEVPNKEGMEENGNFEKVDLEKGSLEMNEVEINVTNQKNNGDNL from the exons ATGTCAGAAACTCTTCGTATGATTGTTGCTGTTGTTGGAAATGCTGCTTCCGTAGCACTTTATGCTGCACCAAC TGTAACCTTCAAGAGGGTGATAAGAAAGAAGAGCACTGAGGATTTCTCATGCATTCCATACATCATAGGACTCTTGAATTGTCTCTTGTTCACATGGTATGGATTGCCAATTGTGAGTTACAAGTGGGAAAATTTCCCTCTTGTTACTGTTAATGGAGTTGGGATTGTTCTTGAGTTCTCCTATGTTGTCATCTATTTCTGGTTTGCTTCTTCTAAGGGAAAG GTGAAGGTGGCAATGGTGACAATACCAGTTCTTATACTGTTCTGCATAGCTGCTGCAGTTTCAGCTTTTGCATTTCATGACACTCATAAAAGAAAGTTGCTTATTGGAAGCATAGGTTTAGGTGTTTCTGTTGCCATGTATGCTTCTCCTCTTGTTGCCATG AAACAAGTCATAAAAACCAAGAGTGTGGAGTTTATGCCTCTACCATTATCTTTGTGCTCTTTCTTGGCTGGTTCACTATGGCTGACTTATGGAGTCATGATTCGCGATGTATTTGTGGCG GGACCAAGTGTGGTTGGAGTGCCATTGGCCATACTCCAATTAGTTCTCCACTGCAAATACCGGAAAAGGAGTGTTTTGGAGGTACCAAACAAGGAGGGAATGGAAGAAAATGGTAACTTTGAGAAAGTGGATTTGGAAAAGGGAAGCTTGGAAATGAATGAAGTGGAAATCAATGTGACAAATCAAAAGAACAATGGAGACAACTTGTGA